In one window of Henckelia pumila isolate YLH828 chromosome 1, ASM3356847v2, whole genome shotgun sequence DNA:
- the LOC140889437 gene encoding pyruvate decarboxylase 2-like isoform X2 — protein MDTILGTLDACKPNNTNIGFPAGNGAVSTLQNTHSHHSAVPDATLGSHVARRLVEIGVGDVFSVPGDFNLTLLDHLIAEPGLTNIGCCNELNAGYAADGYARERGVGACVVTFTVGGLSVINAIAGAYSENLPVICIVGGPNTNDYGTNRILHHTIGLPDFSQELRCFQTVTCYQAVVNNLDDAHEQIDRAISTAMKESKPVYISISCNLPGISHPTFARDPIPFSLSPRLSNKRGLEVAVDAAAAFLNKAVKPVIVGGPKLRVSKACSEFVELVNASGYAMAVMPSAKGLVPEQHPHFIGTYWGAVGTAFCGEIVESADAYIFVGPIFNDYSSVGYSLLLKKEKAIIVQPDRVIIANCPAFGCVLMKDFLRELAKKIEKNTTAHENYKRIYVPDGFPLKNESNGPLRVNVLFQHIQKMLSGETAVIAETGDSWFNCQKLKLPEGCGYEFQMQYGSIGWSVGATLGYAQSVPKKRVIACIGDGSFQVTAQDVSTMIRCGQKTIIFLINNGGYTIEVEIHDGPYNVIKNWNYTGLVDAICNGEGKCWTAKVYCEEELIEAIEKAISEKKDCLCFIEVIVHKDDTSKELLEWGSRVSSANSRPPNSQ, from the exons ATGGATACTATCCTAGGCACGCTCGACGCATGCAAGCCCAACAACACCAACATTGGATTTCCCGCCGGTAACGGCGCCGTTTCAACCCTCCAAAACACGCACAGCCACCATTCCGCCGTCCCGGACGCCACCCTCGGCAGTCATGTGGCGAGGCGGCTGGTGGAGATCGGGGTGGGGGACGTCTTCTCTGTTCCCGGGGATTTCAACCTCACTCTCCTCGATCACCTGATAGCCGAGCCTGGGCTCACCAACATCGGCTGCTGCAACGAGCTGAACGCTGGTTACGCGGCGGATGGCTACGCCAGGGAACGTGGCGTTGGAGCTTGCGTGGTGACGTTCACTGTAGGTGGGCTGAGCGTGATAAACGCGATCGCCGGCGCGTACAGTGAGAATCTGCCGGTGATTTGTATTGTGGGAGGACCGAACACGAATGATTACGGGACGAACAGGATTTTGCACCATACGATCGGGTTGCCGGATTTCAGCCAGGAACTGAGATGTTTCCAGACCGTCACCTGTTACCAG GCTGTTGTGAATAACTTGGATGATGCTCATGAGCAAATTGATAGAGCCATTTCCACTGCTATGAAAGAGAGCAAGCCTGTGTATATAAGCATCAGTTGCAATTTGCCAGGCATTTCTCACCCAACTTTTGCTAGAGATCCAATCCCGTTTTCACTCTCTCCTAG ATTGAGCAATAAAAGGGGCCTTGAGGTGGCGGTAGATGCAGCAGCAGCTTTTCTAAACAAGGCAGTGAAGCCGGTGATTGTTGGCGGGCCAAAACTACGAGTTTCTAAGGCTTGCTCTGAATTTGTCGAGCTCGTAAATGCCAGTGGTTATGCAATGGCGGTGATGCCATCGGCAAAAGGGCTGGTCCCTGAGCAGCATCCTCACTTCATCGGCACGTACTGGGGTGCAGTAGGGACGGCATTCTGCGGTGAGATCGTGGAATCTGCTGATGCTTATATATTCGTAGGCCCGATCTTTAACGACTATAGTTCGGTGGGATACTCCCTCTTGCTGAAAAAGGAGAAGGCAATTATCGTGCAACCTGATCGTGTCATCATTGCTAATTGCCCTGCATTTGGCTGTGTCTTGATGAAAGATTTTCTACGGGAACTGGCCAAGAAAATCGAGAAGAACACTACTGCACACGAGAATTACAAACGGATTTATGTGCCTGACGGGTTTCCTCTCAAAAATGAGTCTAACGGTCCACTGAGAGTTAATGTGCTTTTCCAACATATCCAAAAGATGTTGTCTGGGGAAACCGCGGTGATTGCTGAAACAGGGGATTCTTGGTTTAATTGCCAGAAGCTGAAATTGCCCGAGGGATGTGG GTATGAGTTTCAAATGCAGTATGGATCGATTGGATGGTCAGTTGGTGCTACATTAGGTTATGCACAATCTGTTCCCAAGAAAAGGGTGATTGCTTGCATTGGTGATGGAAGCTTTCAG GTAACTGCACAAGATGTTTCGACGATGATCCGATGCGGGCAAAAGACCATTATTTTCTTGATCAACAATGGTGGATACACCATAGAAGTTGAAATCCATGATGGCCCTTACAATGTGATCAAGAATTGGAACTACACGGGACTCGTGGACGCCATTTGCAACGGCGAGGGCAAATGCTGGACTGCCAAG GTGTATTGTGAGGAAGAGCTTATTGAAGCAATTGAAAAGGCAATTTCGGAGAAGAAAGATTGCTTGTGCTTTATAGAAGTGATAGTTCACAAAGATGATACTAGTAAAGAGCTTCTTGAGTGGGGATCCAGGGTTTCATCGGCCAATAGTCGTCCTCCTAATTCTCAATGA
- the LOC140889437 gene encoding pyruvate decarboxylase 2-like isoform X1 encodes MDTILGTLDACKPNNTNIGFPAGNGAVSTLQNTHSHHSAVPDATLGSHVARRLVEIGVGDVFSVPGDFNLTLLDHLIAEPGLTNIGCCNELNAGYAADGYARERGVGACVVTFTVGGLSVINAIAGAYSENLPVICIVGGPNTNDYGTNRILHHTIGLPDFSQELRCFQTVTCYQAVVNNLDDAHEQIDRAISTAMKESKPVYISISCNLPGISHPTFARDPIPFSLSPRLSNKRGLEVAVDAAAAFLNKAVKPVIVGGPKLRVSKACSEFVELVNASGYAMAVMPSAKGLVPEQHPHFIGTYWGAVGTAFCGEIVESADAYIFVGPIFNDYSSVGYSLLLKKEKAIIVQPDRVIIANCPAFGCVLMKDFLRELAKKIEKNTTAHENYKRIYVPDGFPLKNESNGPLRVNVLFQHIQKMLSGETAVIAETGDSWFNCQKLKLPEGCGWCCRRYEFQMQYGSIGWSVGATLGYAQSVPKKRVIACIGDGSFQVTAQDVSTMIRCGQKTIIFLINNGGYTIEVEIHDGPYNVIKNWNYTGLVDAICNGEGKCWTAKVYCEEELIEAIEKAISEKKDCLCFIEVIVHKDDTSKELLEWGSRVSSANSRPPNSQ; translated from the exons ATGGATACTATCCTAGGCACGCTCGACGCATGCAAGCCCAACAACACCAACATTGGATTTCCCGCCGGTAACGGCGCCGTTTCAACCCTCCAAAACACGCACAGCCACCATTCCGCCGTCCCGGACGCCACCCTCGGCAGTCATGTGGCGAGGCGGCTGGTGGAGATCGGGGTGGGGGACGTCTTCTCTGTTCCCGGGGATTTCAACCTCACTCTCCTCGATCACCTGATAGCCGAGCCTGGGCTCACCAACATCGGCTGCTGCAACGAGCTGAACGCTGGTTACGCGGCGGATGGCTACGCCAGGGAACGTGGCGTTGGAGCTTGCGTGGTGACGTTCACTGTAGGTGGGCTGAGCGTGATAAACGCGATCGCCGGCGCGTACAGTGAGAATCTGCCGGTGATTTGTATTGTGGGAGGACCGAACACGAATGATTACGGGACGAACAGGATTTTGCACCATACGATCGGGTTGCCGGATTTCAGCCAGGAACTGAGATGTTTCCAGACCGTCACCTGTTACCAG GCTGTTGTGAATAACTTGGATGATGCTCATGAGCAAATTGATAGAGCCATTTCCACTGCTATGAAAGAGAGCAAGCCTGTGTATATAAGCATCAGTTGCAATTTGCCAGGCATTTCTCACCCAACTTTTGCTAGAGATCCAATCCCGTTTTCACTCTCTCCTAG ATTGAGCAATAAAAGGGGCCTTGAGGTGGCGGTAGATGCAGCAGCAGCTTTTCTAAACAAGGCAGTGAAGCCGGTGATTGTTGGCGGGCCAAAACTACGAGTTTCTAAGGCTTGCTCTGAATTTGTCGAGCTCGTAAATGCCAGTGGTTATGCAATGGCGGTGATGCCATCGGCAAAAGGGCTGGTCCCTGAGCAGCATCCTCACTTCATCGGCACGTACTGGGGTGCAGTAGGGACGGCATTCTGCGGTGAGATCGTGGAATCTGCTGATGCTTATATATTCGTAGGCCCGATCTTTAACGACTATAGTTCGGTGGGATACTCCCTCTTGCTGAAAAAGGAGAAGGCAATTATCGTGCAACCTGATCGTGTCATCATTGCTAATTGCCCTGCATTTGGCTGTGTCTTGATGAAAGATTTTCTACGGGAACTGGCCAAGAAAATCGAGAAGAACACTACTGCACACGAGAATTACAAACGGATTTATGTGCCTGACGGGTTTCCTCTCAAAAATGAGTCTAACGGTCCACTGAGAGTTAATGTGCTTTTCCAACATATCCAAAAGATGTTGTCTGGGGAAACCGCGGTGATTGCTGAAACAGGGGATTCTTGGTTTAATTGCCAGAAGCTGAAATTGCCCGAGGGATGTGG GTGGTGTTGTCGCAGGTATGAGTTTCAAATGCAGTATGGATCGATTGGATGGTCAGTTGGTGCTACATTAGGTTATGCACAATCTGTTCCCAAGAAAAGGGTGATTGCTTGCATTGGTGATGGAAGCTTTCAG GTAACTGCACAAGATGTTTCGACGATGATCCGATGCGGGCAAAAGACCATTATTTTCTTGATCAACAATGGTGGATACACCATAGAAGTTGAAATCCATGATGGCCCTTACAATGTGATCAAGAATTGGAACTACACGGGACTCGTGGACGCCATTTGCAACGGCGAGGGCAAATGCTGGACTGCCAAG GTGTATTGTGAGGAAGAGCTTATTGAAGCAATTGAAAAGGCAATTTCGGAGAAGAAAGATTGCTTGTGCTTTATAGAAGTGATAGTTCACAAAGATGATACTAGTAAAGAGCTTCTTGAGTGGGGATCCAGGGTTTCATCGGCCAATAGTCGTCCTCCTAATTCTCAATGA
- the LOC140875649 gene encoding protein DSS1 HOMOLOG ON CHROMOSOME V-like — protein sequence MENEPPKPETEEVKMDLFEDDDEFEDFDINREWEDKEEGKEVTQQWEDDWDDDDVSDDFSLQLRRELESIAEKNAAKST from the exons ATGGAGAATGAACCACCAAAGCCTGAAACTGAAGAAGTGAAGATGGATCTATTTGAAGACGATGACGAGTTTGAGGATTTTGATATTAATCGTG AGTGGGAGGACAAAGAGGAAGGCAAAGAAGTGACTCAGCAATGGGAAGACGACtgggatgatgatgatgtcagTGATGACTTCTCGTTGCAGCTTCGCAGGGAATTGGAGAGCATCGCCGAGAAGAATGCGGCCAAGTCTACTTGA
- the LOC140868089 gene encoding RING-H2 finger protein ATL66-like, protein MIMEIVLSVTLLFVGIAALVIIHICVVGRAFGGDFPRRGSISGPSRAVRVPSMRQEDIKELPCFDYKVEENGNRECSVCLENFKNGETCKMLPKCSHSFHSECIDSWLLKTAACPICRASVGSILHFEQVQNRSHSDEVGVELV, encoded by the coding sequence ATGATCATGGAAATCGTATTATCTGTGACACTTCTATTTGTGGGGATAGCTGCTTTGGTGATCATTCACATTTGTGTGGTGGGGAGAGCTTTCGGCGGCGATTTCCCCCGGAGGGGATCGATTTCGGGCCCTAGTCGTGCGGTTCGGGTTCCGAGCATGAGACAAGAGGATATAAAGGAGTTGCCATGTTTTGATTACAAGGTTGAAGAGAATGGGAACAGAGAGTGTTCTGTGTGTTTGGAAAATTTCAAGAACGGGGAAACGTGCAAGATGCTGCCCAAGTGTAGTCACAGTTTCCATTCCGAGTGTATCGATTCTTGGCTTTTGAAGACCGCAGCTTGCCCGATTTGTAGAGCATCTGTTGGATCAATACTACACTTTGAACAAGTTCAGAATAGGAGCCATTCAGATGAAGTTGGAGTAGAATTAGTCTAA